Proteins encoded in a region of the Prochlorococcus marinus CUG1416 genome:
- a CDS encoding kinase: MKDLDISFPLDKFEKLIIDIGWESLNKWINFWDNQKNILSIDQFWNSKVNDDWIWGLALPLLSQSYEFHNKFSDRKIIGISALPGTGKTTLGKWLEAISLNLNFKIAVISIDDFYLPSDEMNLAINNNPWNVSRGFPGSHSVNLMYEKLLNWKTNGELNVPVFDKSLRNGLGDRSHWRADNPDLLILEGWFLGIEPLPLNVNDQTMNSEELSTHESSYRFKIQKNLKEYLDVWNLIDNIWHLKPLKYEYMNMWKLNQEKEMFLKKGNALRDEKLSNFLRMLNVSIPQKSFDLINSYAVLLIDQERNLVESRLNL; encoded by the coding sequence GTGAAAGATTTAGATATTAGTTTTCCTCTTGATAAATTTGAAAAATTAATTATTGATATTGGCTGGGAATCGTTGAATAAATGGATCAACTTTTGGGATAATCAAAAAAATATTCTCTCAATTGATCAATTTTGGAATAGCAAAGTAAATGATGATTGGATTTGGGGTTTGGCTTTACCTCTTTTATCTCAGTCTTATGAATTTCATAATAAGTTTTCTGATCGAAAAATAATCGGGATCTCAGCTCTCCCTGGAACGGGCAAAACAACTTTAGGTAAATGGCTTGAAGCAATCTCGTTAAATTTAAATTTTAAAATTGCTGTTATTTCAATTGACGATTTTTATCTTCCTTCAGATGAAATGAATTTGGCTATTAATAATAATCCTTGGAATGTCTCAAGAGGTTTTCCTGGAAGTCACTCAGTAAATTTAATGTATGAAAAATTATTAAATTGGAAAACAAATGGAGAGTTAAATGTACCTGTTTTCGATAAGTCTTTAAGAAATGGCTTAGGAGATAGATCTCATTGGAGAGCAGATAATCCTGATTTATTAATTCTTGAGGGATGGTTTTTGGGAATTGAACCTTTACCTCTTAATGTTAATGATCAAACCATGAATTCGGAAGAGTTGAGCACTCATGAATCTTCATATAGATTTAAAATACAAAAAAATTTAAAAGAATATTTAGATGTTTGGAATTTAATAGACAATATATGGCACTTAAAGCCCTTAAAGTATGAATATATGAATATGTGGAAGTTAAATCAAGAAAAAGAAATGTTCTTAAAGAAAGGAAACGCCCTTAGAGATGAGAAATTATCTAATTTCCTGAGAATGCTTAATGTCTCAATACCTCAAAAAAGTTTTGATCTCATAAATTCTTATGCTGTCTTATTGATTGATCAAGAAAGAAATTTAGTTGAATCTCGATTAAATTTGTAA
- a CDS encoding DUF1830 domain-containing protein, which produces MVEFSYKNEGCRMIVLRCIGPSNFFLERVLFPTDILTFNAPEDSRVEIWGNELYGPKLEERIRVSSDNEDSSLVA; this is translated from the coding sequence ATGGTTGAGTTTTCTTACAAAAATGAAGGTTGTAGGATGATTGTTTTGAGATGTATTGGTCCTTCAAACTTTTTTTTAGAAAGAGTTTTATTCCCAACTGACATTCTTACTTTTAATGCCCCAGAAGATTCAAGAGTTGAAATCTGGGGAAATGAATTATATGGCCCTAAGTTGGAAGAGAGAATAAGAGTTTCATCTGATAATGAAGATTCCTCTTTAGTGGCATAG
- the msrA gene encoding peptide-methionine (S)-S-oxide reductase MsrA encodes MFEFLKNIMNKEEKTLTNDVSSLHRILKTDIKKDPNPQEEEIIFGCGCFWGAEKCFWKLPGVVTTSVGYAGGDKTKPTYYEVCSGLTGHSEVVRVIWDKSEIDISDLLKMFWECHDPTQKNRQGNDIGTQYRSAIYYKNENNKKIILASKEQYQKELNKKKFGLIETEIKMIDTYFYAENYHQQYLASTGSRQYCSASPTKVKLGSFAGSNYKLNDYIWENFNWEVDKCVLRSDNNPIKNNI; translated from the coding sequence ATGTTTGAATTTCTAAAAAACATTATGAATAAAGAAGAGAAAACTTTAACTAATGATGTTAGTTCACTTCATAGAATATTAAAAACAGATATCAAAAAGGATCCTAATCCACAAGAAGAGGAAATAATATTTGGATGTGGTTGTTTCTGGGGAGCTGAAAAATGTTTTTGGAAACTTCCAGGAGTTGTGACAACTTCAGTAGGTTATGCTGGTGGAGATAAAACCAAACCAACTTATTATGAAGTTTGTTCTGGTTTAACTGGTCATTCAGAAGTTGTAAGAGTTATCTGGGACAAAAGTGAAATAGATATAAGTGATTTATTAAAAATGTTTTGGGAATGTCATGACCCTACACAAAAAAATCGTCAAGGTAATGATATTGGTACTCAATATAGGTCAGCGATATATTATAAAAATGAAAATAATAAAAAAATTATATTAGCTAGTAAAGAACAATATCAAAAAGAACTAAATAAAAAGAAATTTGGTTTAATTGAAACAGAAATAAAAATGATTGATACATATTTTTATGCAGAAAATTACCATCAACAATATCTTGCATCAACAGGCAGCAGGCAATATTGTTCCGCTTCTCCTACAAAAGTTAAGTTAGGAAGTTTCGCTGGGAGTAATTACAAATTAAATGATTATATTTGGGAAAACTTTAATTGGGAAGTTGATAAGTGTGTATTGAGATCTGATAACAATCCCATAAAGAATAACATTTAA
- the ureC gene encoding urease subunit alpha, with product MSYKIDRKTYAQTYGPTTGDRVRLADTQLFIEVEKDLTTYGDEVKFGGGKVIRDGMGQSQVTRGDGAVDTVITNALIVDWWGIIKADVGLKDGKIFEIGKAGNPDIQDKVNIIIGASTEVIAGEGHILTAGSVDTHIHFICPQQIETALASGITTMLGGGTGPATGTNATTCTPGSFHISRMLQSAEAFPMNLGFFGKGNSTNERNLIEQVEAGACGLKLHEDWGTTPSTINSCLNIADKLDVQVCIHTDTLNEAGFVEDTINAIAGRTIHTFHTEGAGGGHAPDIIKICGEKNVLPSSTNPTRPYTRNTLEEHLDMLMVCHHLDSKIPEDIAFAESRIRRETIAAEDILHDMGAFSIIASDSQAMGRVGEVITRTFQTAHKMKVQRGPLSQDSDRNDNYRVKRYISKVTINPAIAHGINKYVGSIEKGKIADLVLWKPSFFAVKPELVVKGGSIVWSQMGDANASIPTPGPVYGRPMFANFGQSLINSSFTFLSKNSIDHDIPKNLGLQKNCIAVENTRNINKSHLKLNSKLPNISVDPETYEVFSDGELLTCEPLEEVPMAQRYFLL from the coding sequence ATGTCCTACAAAATTGACAGAAAAACTTATGCTCAAACTTACGGACCCACCACAGGGGATAGAGTAAGGCTTGCAGATACGCAACTATTCATTGAAGTAGAGAAGGATTTAACTACTTATGGAGATGAAGTTAAATTTGGAGGCGGTAAAGTTATTCGAGATGGGATGGGACAGTCTCAAGTAACAAGAGGAGATGGGGCTGTTGATACCGTAATAACTAATGCTTTGATTGTAGATTGGTGGGGAATAATTAAGGCGGATGTAGGACTAAAGGATGGAAAGATTTTTGAAATCGGAAAAGCTGGTAACCCTGATATCCAAGATAAAGTTAATATTATTATTGGCGCCTCAACAGAAGTAATAGCAGGAGAGGGTCATATTCTTACTGCAGGATCAGTAGATACCCATATACACTTTATATGTCCCCAACAAATTGAGACAGCACTAGCTTCAGGAATCACAACTATGTTGGGAGGAGGAACTGGACCTGCAACCGGCACAAATGCAACTACCTGTACTCCTGGTTCTTTTCATATTTCTCGTATGCTTCAATCTGCAGAAGCATTCCCCATGAACTTAGGTTTTTTTGGTAAAGGAAATTCAACAAACGAAAGAAATCTTATTGAGCAAGTTGAAGCTGGGGCATGTGGATTGAAGCTTCATGAGGATTGGGGGACGACTCCATCAACAATAAATTCTTGTCTTAATATTGCAGATAAGCTTGATGTTCAAGTTTGTATTCATACTGACACTCTAAATGAGGCAGGCTTTGTTGAAGATACTATAAACGCTATTGCAGGAAGGACAATTCATACTTTTCATACAGAGGGAGCAGGTGGTGGACATGCCCCAGATATTATAAAAATTTGTGGAGAAAAAAACGTTCTTCCAAGCAGTACTAATCCAACAAGACCCTATACGAGAAACACATTAGAGGAACATCTTGACATGCTAATGGTTTGTCATCATTTAGATTCTAAAATTCCTGAAGATATTGCATTCGCCGAATCAAGGATTAGAAGAGAGACTATCGCAGCGGAAGATATCCTACATGATATGGGCGCATTCTCAATTATCGCTAGTGACTCTCAGGCTATGGGAAGAGTTGGGGAAGTAATAACAAGAACTTTTCAAACTGCTCATAAAATGAAAGTACAAAGAGGACCTCTATCACAGGATTCTGATAGGAATGATAATTACAGAGTCAAGAGATATATTTCTAAAGTTACAATTAATCCTGCAATAGCCCATGGTATTAATAAATATGTTGGTTCAATTGAAAAGGGTAAAATTGCAGATTTAGTATTGTGGAAACCTTCCTTTTTTGCAGTAAAGCCTGAATTGGTTGTTAAAGGAGGATCTATAGTTTGGTCTCAAATGGGTGATGCGAATGCTTCAATCCCAACTCCTGGTCCCGTTTATGGTAGACCGATGTTTGCAAATTTTGGTCAATCCCTTATTAATAGTTCTTTTACCTTTTTAAGTAAGAATTCAATAGATCATGATATTCCTAAAAACTTAGGATTACAAAAAAATTGTATTGCGGTAGAAAATACAAGAAATATCAATAAATCACACTTAAAACTTAATAGCAAACTGCCAAATATTTCAGTTGATCCAGAAACTTACGAGGTTTTTTCTGATGGGGAACTCCTTACTTGCGAACCACTTGAAGAAGTACCAATGGCTCAGAGGTACTTTTTGCTTTAG
- a CDS encoding glycosyl transferase, whose translation MDFQQGLITTIHEYGVTSDLLKELNKSLKKRTTSILIPCLYEEFERPALKDIREVLKNLSELNELVIALSAKTEEQVKAAKTFFNSMPFPVHVQWTNSPYVIELLKNQEKNGLELLGTPGKGWAVWQGIGVATRKSEVVALFDADIRTFSPLYPSRMILPLLDESYGISYVKAFYSRLSLETNQLQGRATRLFVGPLLASLEQLVGKGPFLQYLQSFRYPLAGEFAFTKDLAMNLRIPCDWGLEIGLLSEVYRNVRTSKIAQVDLGLFDHKHKNIGDSSREGLQKMCTEILSSVLRGLMEHQAETLTSTQLATLEVLYKRVGEDRVKQFGLDSAVNQLPYDRHEEELSVQKFAKLLRPATEDYLACPTTQQLPSWSRVLSCENKLQEDLAIAGSKDIKTSEKELIKNF comes from the coding sequence ATGGACTTTCAACAAGGGTTAATCACAACAATACATGAATATGGTGTTACTAGCGATCTACTCAAAGAATTAAACAAAAGTCTAAAAAAAAGAACAACTAGTATATTAATTCCTTGCTTATATGAAGAATTTGAACGTCCTGCATTAAAAGATATAAGAGAAGTTTTAAAAAACCTTTCAGAATTAAACGAATTAGTTATAGCTCTCTCTGCAAAAACTGAGGAGCAAGTTAAAGCAGCAAAGACATTTTTTAACTCAATGCCATTCCCCGTTCATGTGCAATGGACTAATTCTCCTTATGTAATAGAGCTTTTAAAAAACCAAGAAAAAAATGGATTAGAATTATTAGGAACTCCTGGCAAAGGATGGGCTGTCTGGCAGGGTATAGGCGTTGCAACTAGAAAATCAGAGGTTGTGGCTCTTTTTGATGCTGACATAAGAACTTTTAGTCCTTTGTATCCTTCAAGAATGATACTTCCACTTCTCGATGAATCATATGGAATATCTTATGTAAAAGCCTTTTATAGTAGATTATCTTTAGAAACAAACCAATTACAAGGTAGGGCGACAAGATTATTTGTTGGTCCTCTATTAGCAAGTCTGGAGCAGTTAGTTGGGAAGGGGCCTTTTTTACAATATCTGCAATCATTTAGATATCCATTAGCAGGTGAGTTTGCTTTTACTAAAGACCTTGCTATGAATTTAAGAATACCTTGTGACTGGGGTTTAGAAATAGGTTTATTATCAGAAGTTTATAGAAACGTAAGAACCTCCAAGATAGCCCAAGTTGACCTAGGTTTGTTTGATCATAAACATAAGAATATTGGTGATTCTTCTAGAGAAGGATTGCAAAAAATGTGTACTGAGATCCTTTCGAGTGTGTTAAGAGGTCTTATGGAGCATCAAGCAGAGACCTTAACTAGCACTCAACTTGCAACTTTAGAAGTTCTTTATAAACGAGTGGGAGAAGATCGGGTAAAACAATTTGGATTAGATTCAGCAGTTAATCAACTTCCATATGATAGGCATGAAGAGGAACTATCAGTACAAAAATTTGCGAAACTATTGAGACCTGCTACAGAAGATTACCTAGCTTGCCCTACAACACAGCAGTTACCAAGCTGGTCTAGAGTCCTCTCCTGTGAGAACAAACTGCAAGAGGATTTAGCCATAGCGGGGTCAAAAGATATAAAGACAAGTGAGAAAGAACTAATTAAAAACTTCTAA
- a CDS encoding DUF3288 family protein — protein sequence MSNEQTHPLHATDKIIIDSLITKEKPEDLDFINLARLINRYADFPGEIEIKNDIGKILKFWKITKNQLFSKTKEIWSLSFRPSNTNKDLVGSGFDTSN from the coding sequence ATGAGTAACGAACAAACTCATCCTTTGCATGCAACAGACAAGATTATTATAGATTCTCTTATCACTAAAGAAAAACCAGAAGATCTTGACTTTATTAATTTAGCTAGATTAATAAATCGTTATGCTGATTTCCCTGGTGAAATAGAGATTAAAAATGATATCGGAAAAATTTTGAAATTTTGGAAAATTACTAAAAATCAACTTTTTTCAAAAACAAAAGAAATTTGGTCACTTAGCTTCAGGCCATCCAATACAAATAAAGATTTAGTTGGGTCAGGTTTTGATACTTCAAATTGA
- the yedP gene encoding mannosyl-3-phosphoglycerate phosphatase-related protein YedP, producing the protein MIENSPIWVVSDVDGTLMDHSYDLTPAKETIKTLQKLSIPVILCTSKTASEVKVIRKELNLTDPYIVENGAAIFGESLRSVNGKIILGKKYEFLEEILGFISKEINYKLIPLNNLTDQEATKLTGLRGNSLNLMRDRHWSMPFLNPPSFLEERINICCKKFKVDIFKGNRMSHLLSINSNKGKAINALKKYSNNQNIQIIGLGDSPNDLPLLLNSDFRIVIPGIEGPNLNLLGQLKDMEFILASEPNGYGWKKEINKLINKLELI; encoded by the coding sequence ATGATTGAAAATTCTCCTATTTGGGTTGTGAGTGATGTTGATGGCACTTTAATGGATCACTCATATGATTTAACACCTGCAAAAGAAACTATAAAAACACTACAAAAATTATCTATACCTGTAATTCTTTGTACAAGTAAGACAGCATCTGAAGTTAAAGTTATTAGGAAGGAACTGAATTTAACGGATCCCTATATTGTTGAAAATGGCGCAGCAATATTTGGTGAATCTCTTAGAAGTGTGAATGGGAAGATTATTCTTGGAAAAAAATACGAATTTCTTGAAGAAATCTTAGGTTTTATTTCTAAAGAAATTAATTATAAACTTATTCCTCTTAATAATCTTACTGATCAAGAAGCAACTAAGCTCACCGGTTTAAGAGGCAATTCATTGAACTTAATGCGTGATAGACATTGGAGTATGCCTTTTTTAAACCCGCCTAGTTTTTTAGAAGAGAGAATTAATATATGTTGCAAAAAGTTCAAAGTAGATATATTTAAAGGAAACAGAATGAGTCACTTATTATCTATAAATTCTAATAAAGGAAAAGCAATAAATGCCCTTAAAAAATATTCAAATAATCAAAATATTCAAATTATTGGTCTAGGTGATTCTCCAAATGATTTGCCATTACTTTTGAATTCAGATTTTAGAATTGTTATTCCAGGAATCGAAGGACCTAACTTAAATTTACTAGGTCAATTAAAAGATATGGAATTTATTTTGGCTTCTGAACCAAATGGATATGGTTGGAAAAAAGAAATCAATAAATTAATAAATAAGCTTGAATTGATCTAG
- a CDS encoding sugar phosphorylase, which produces MKQIDSEKKLDRLKLNKLLKTIYSNNTTEEINFISNQLLQILDNFSEKSAYEEISNKERWDESHSVLITYADSIYKNGEPTLITLGDLLSKHFGSLSKVVHILPFLKSTSDGGFAVSSYDSLEEKFGCWDDLKSISKNHVLMADLVLNHVSSSHPWVQQFIKSQEPGISNVFSPEQNLDWSKVVRPRSSSLFSQINTQYGPKQVWTTFGPDQIDLNWHNPKMTLEFLTLIISYLANGIKWLRLDAVGFIWKESGTTCLHLPKAHSIVKILRILLNDLLNDGVLITETNVPQKENLSYLIPEDEAHMAYNFPLPPLLLEAIITSKADILNSWIFDWPRLPDDTTLFNFTASHDGVGLRALEGLMNEQRIKDLLINCEKRGGLVSHRRLSNGVDKPYELNISWWSAMEDSSRDSNRFQFERFILTQLLVMSLKGVPAFYLPALLASENDIKSFSMTGQRRDLNREKFKSDNLLSVFNNPESNANKNLKYLCNAMDVRSELKQFHPCSQMKCLSKDRSDIVVIKRGKGPESVFAIHNMTENKINYQLNDNDLTEKIDNDFNMRDFLTCTKYNCKNISLDPFQVVWLGSL; this is translated from the coding sequence GTGAAGCAAATTGATTCAGAGAAAAAATTAGATAGATTAAAGCTTAATAAATTGTTGAAAACAATTTATTCAAATAATACTACAGAAGAAATTAATTTTATTTCAAATCAATTATTGCAGATTTTAGATAATTTCTCAGAGAAATCTGCTTATGAAGAAATAAGCAATAAAGAAAGGTGGGATGAATCTCATTCGGTTTTAATAACTTATGCAGATAGCATTTATAAAAATGGTGAGCCAACATTAATTACTCTTGGAGATTTGTTGAGCAAACACTTTGGCAGTCTTTCTAAAGTTGTACATATTCTCCCTTTTCTCAAATCCACAAGTGATGGAGGCTTTGCAGTTTCTAGTTATGATTCCCTTGAAGAAAAATTTGGTTGTTGGGATGATCTAAAAAGCATATCTAAAAATCATGTTTTGATGGCTGACTTGGTACTTAACCATGTTTCATCCTCTCATCCCTGGGTTCAACAATTTATTAAATCCCAAGAACCAGGAATATCAAATGTTTTTTCACCTGAACAAAATCTTGACTGGTCAAAGGTGGTTAGACCAAGAAGTTCTTCTTTGTTTTCTCAAATAAATACCCAATATGGTCCTAAGCAAGTTTGGACAACTTTTGGTCCAGATCAAATTGATTTGAATTGGCATAATCCCAAAATGACTCTTGAGTTCCTTACTTTAATTATTTCTTATTTAGCAAATGGTATTAAATGGTTAAGGCTTGATGCTGTAGGTTTTATTTGGAAGGAATCAGGAACAACTTGCCTACATTTGCCAAAGGCACATTCAATTGTAAAAATTTTAAGAATTCTTTTAAATGATCTTCTTAACGATGGAGTTTTAATAACAGAAACTAATGTCCCCCAGAAGGAAAATTTATCTTATCTTATTCCAGAAGATGAAGCCCATATGGCATATAATTTCCCATTGCCTCCTCTTCTCCTAGAAGCAATTATTACTTCAAAAGCTGATATTCTAAACTCATGGATTTTTGATTGGCCAAGATTACCTGATGATACTACTCTTTTCAATTTCACTGCATCACATGATGGCGTTGGTTTAAGAGCTCTTGAGGGCCTAATGAATGAGCAGAGAATTAAAGATTTGTTAATTAATTGTGAGAAAAGAGGGGGACTAGTAAGTCATAGACGTTTATCAAATGGTGTTGATAAACCTTATGAATTGAATATTAGTTGGTGGAGCGCAATGGAAGACTCCAGTAGAGATTCCAATCGATTTCAATTTGAGAGGTTTATCTTGACTCAATTATTAGTGATGTCTCTAAAAGGAGTACCTGCCTTTTATTTGCCAGCTTTACTGGCTTCAGAAAATGATATCAAAAGTTTCTCTATGACAGGTCAAAGAAGAGACCTTAATAGAGAGAAATTTAAATCAGACAATCTTTTATCTGTTTTTAATAATCCTGAATCTAATGCTAATAAAAACTTAAAATATCTTTGTAATGCTATGGATGTAAGGTCAGAATTAAAGCAATTTCATCCTTGTTCACAAATGAAATGTTTGTCTAAAGATAGAAGCGACATTGTTGTAATCAAAAGAGGTAAAGGTCCAGAATCTGTTTTTGCAATCCATAATATGACAGAAAATAAAATTAATTATCAATTGAATGATAATGATTTAACAGAAAAAATTGATAATGATTTTAATATGCGAGATTTTTTAACATGCACTAAATACAATTGTAAAAATATTAGTCTTGATCCTTTTCAAGTCGTTTGGCTTGGTTCTTTATAA
- a CDS encoding undecaprenyl-diphosphate phosphatase has product MKYIEFILYGVIQGLTEFIPVSSTAHLKVISNLLGIDDPGSSLSAIIQFGSVLALLWYFKNDVFKLKSKSSKRIYDYFLHERLLRSILVGTIPIVLLGFSLKLLFPYFYNNFLRSNLSIALVSFLMAFFMYIADRSKKGSINLKNHNYTDSFLIGFSQAFAIFPGVSRSGITISTALISGWERADAVKFSFLLGIPAISMAAIVEFIFSFNEFSSYGLFPLMVGFLATFLSSLLAIDFLLKYFSSNGLKLFIFYRIIFGIVILLNL; this is encoded by the coding sequence TTGAAATATATAGAATTTATTTTATACGGCGTAATTCAAGGTTTAACAGAATTTATTCCAGTAAGTAGCACTGCTCATTTAAAAGTCATATCTAATCTTTTAGGAATTGATGATCCGGGCTCCTCTCTTTCTGCAATTATTCAATTTGGAAGTGTTTTAGCGCTACTTTGGTATTTTAAGAATGATGTTTTTAAATTAAAAAGTAAATCTTCAAAAAGAATTTATGATTATTTCTTACATGAACGCTTATTGAGATCTATTTTGGTCGGGACGATCCCAATTGTTTTGCTTGGTTTTAGTCTTAAATTGTTATTTCCCTATTTTTATAATAATTTTCTTCGTTCAAATTTATCAATAGCCTTAGTTTCTTTCCTAATGGCTTTTTTTATGTACATAGCAGATCGTTCGAAAAAAGGTTCTATAAATTTAAAAAATCATAATTATACTGATAGTTTTTTGATAGGCTTTTCTCAAGCATTTGCTATTTTTCCTGGGGTCTCAAGATCTGGGATTACTATTTCTACCGCTCTTATATCAGGATGGGAAAGAGCTGATGCAGTAAAGTTCTCTTTTCTTTTAGGTATACCCGCTATCTCTATGGCCGCAATTGTGGAGTTCATTTTTTCTTTCAATGAATTTTCCTCATATGGTCTTTTTCCTCTAATGGTGGGTTTTCTTGCGACATTTTTGTCTTCTTTATTAGCTATAGATTTTTTATTAAAGTATTTTTCTTCAAATGGTTTAAAATTATTTATTTTCTATCGAATTATATTTGGTATTGTAATTCTTCTGAATTTATAA
- a CDS encoding ABC transporter ATP-binding protein: MSNLKLKVIFKYLKPYKKEFLYGALALLVVNILSVVIPLEVKNIIDQLQNGFSSDFVISKSLWLILLASCMGLIRLISRQIVFGIGRKVEVNLRQKLFDHLLIQDPEWIQKKGSGDIISRATSDVENIRRLLGFTVLSLCNIVLAYSLTIPSMFSINKILTISALMIFPLILGIVSLFGGRMVNQRKAQQESLSKLSDLIQEDLSGISAIKIYAQENAELKEFNIYNNAYRNSAIKLARTASTLFPLLQGISSISLLILLGLGSFQLESGFISIGGLVALILYVERLVFPTALLGFTLNTFQLGQVSLNRVEEIFQNSPNIVDGENTKFLKRKVKGLLEAKHLTIKYSGSKFNSLNGLNFKIYPGELIAIVGPVGCGKTTLAKSLGRIIEIPDGQLFLDEIDVKNIKLGDLRKNIAIVPQEAFLFTSTISENLRFGEPKASKVLVKESAKKAGLMDDINNFPKKFKTIVGERGITLSGGQRQRTALGRALLINSPIVVLDDALASVDNKTAARIIDEMRERSNKTILMISHQLSVAATCDRVLVMDKGEIVQEGNHKDLVKEKGLYKQLWERELATKIVKS, translated from the coding sequence ATGAGCAATTTAAAATTGAAGGTTATATTTAAATACCTCAAACCATACAAAAAAGAATTTCTATATGGAGCTTTAGCTCTCTTGGTAGTAAATATTTTGAGTGTTGTAATACCCCTAGAAGTAAAAAATATAATTGACCAATTACAAAATGGGTTTTCTTCAGATTTTGTAATTTCAAAATCATTGTGGTTAATCTTATTAGCAAGTTGTATGGGTTTAATTAGATTAATTTCAAGACAGATTGTCTTTGGGATAGGAAGAAAGGTTGAGGTAAATCTACGTCAGAAACTTTTCGATCATTTGCTTATTCAAGACCCAGAATGGATTCAAAAAAAAGGCAGTGGGGACATTATCAGTAGGGCTACCAGCGATGTTGAAAATATTAGAAGGCTTTTAGGTTTTACTGTTTTAAGTTTATGCAACATTGTTTTAGCTTATTCACTCACTATTCCCTCGATGTTTTCGATTAATAAAATATTAACAATATCCGCATTAATGATATTCCCATTAATCCTTGGAATTGTAAGCTTATTCGGAGGAAGAATGGTGAATCAAAGAAAAGCTCAACAAGAATCACTATCAAAACTTAGTGATCTGATACAAGAAGATCTTTCTGGCATAAGCGCTATCAAAATCTATGCACAAGAAAATGCTGAGCTGAAAGAATTTAATATATATAATAATGCTTATCGAAATTCCGCAATAAAACTTGCAAGAACAGCAAGTACCCTATTCCCATTGCTACAAGGTATTTCATCAATTTCATTATTAATTTTATTAGGATTAGGGTCTTTTCAATTAGAAAGTGGATTTATTTCAATAGGTGGATTAGTAGCTTTAATTCTTTACGTCGAAAGACTTGTTTTCCCTACAGCTCTCTTAGGTTTTACATTGAATACTTTTCAACTTGGTCAAGTTAGTTTAAATCGTGTAGAAGAAATCTTTCAGAATAGTCCAAATATTGTAGACGGAGAAAACACCAAATTTTTAAAGAGAAAGGTAAAAGGATTATTAGAAGCAAAACATTTAACTATAAAATATTCTGGGTCAAAATTTAATTCATTAAATGGTCTCAATTTCAAAATTTATCCTGGTGAACTTATTGCAATAGTTGGCCCTGTAGGTTGTGGCAAAACAACTCTAGCAAAATCACTTGGAAGAATTATTGAAATTCCCGACGGTCAATTATTTTTAGATGAAATTGATGTAAAAAATATTAAATTAGGTGATCTTAGAAAAAATATTGCAATCGTTCCGCAAGAGGCATTCTTGTTTACTTCTACAATCTCAGAAAACCTACGTTTTGGAGAACCCAAAGCTTCTAAGGTATTAGTCAAAGAAAGTGCAAAAAAGGCTGGGTTGATGGATGATATTAATAATTTTCCTAAAAAGTTTAAAACTATTGTGGGAGAAAGAGGGATAACACTAAGTGGTGGACAGAGGCAAAGAACAGCACTTGGAAGAGCATTGCTAATAAATTCTCCTATTGTCGTTCTTGATGATGCTTTAGCTAGCGTTGACAATAAAACAGCTGCAAGAATAATAGATGAAATGCGAGAAAGAAGTAATAAAACAATATTAATGATTAGTCACCAACTATCTGTTGCTGCAACTTGTGACAGGGTTTTAGTAATGGACAAAGGAGAGATAGTACAAGAAGGTAATCATAAAGATTTAGTAAAAGAGAAAGGGCTATATAAACAACTATGGGAAAGAGAACTGGCCACTAAAATTGTTAAGAGCTAA